From Terriglobia bacterium, one genomic window encodes:
- a CDS encoding pyridoxal-phosphate dependent enzyme, whose product MRYNNILEAIGRTPLIKLNRLSRGFKAQVYAKCDYLNPGGSVKDRIGISMIEDAEMRGRLKPGGTIIEGTSGNTGMGLALAAIIKGYKAIFTITDKQSKEKIDLLKAMGAEVIVCPTAVAPDDPRSYTSVAKKLAREIPNSFHANQYDNPANPAAHVASTGPEIWEDSEGRITHFVAGMGTGGTITGIGRYLKKQNPEVRVIGVDPMGSILHDFFHKGTRRQAETYKVEGIGEDFLPRALDFSVIDDVVQVNDKDSFLWARKLARAEAIFAGGSAGTAVAGAMKVLPSLSEKDFVVIFIPDTGMRYLSKVYNDEWMRDNRYFESGLPLTAADVVQAKAAMGQPRELVKLAPSDSLDEALDRMQIHDFSQLPVFEDDTPVGALYEDAILDLTLQGKDFKKLAVRETMREAFPVLPPSAVIDQVTSCITRDCPAVFIDLGEHRYEILTKYDLLHAIARLVRQPQ is encoded by the coding sequence ATGCGATATAACAACATTCTGGAGGCCATTGGCCGCACGCCCCTCATCAAGCTCAACCGCCTGTCACGCGGCTTCAAGGCCCAGGTCTATGCCAAGTGCGACTACCTGAATCCCGGCGGCAGCGTCAAGGACCGGATCGGTATCTCCATGATCGAAGACGCGGAGATGCGCGGACGATTGAAGCCCGGCGGCACCATCATCGAGGGGACCTCGGGAAACACCGGCATGGGTCTCGCGCTGGCGGCCATCATCAAAGGCTACAAGGCCATCTTCACCATCACGGACAAGCAATCGAAGGAAAAGATCGACTTGTTGAAGGCCATGGGCGCCGAAGTCATTGTGTGCCCCACGGCCGTGGCGCCGGACGACCCCCGGAGTTACACTTCCGTTGCCAAAAAGCTCGCCAGGGAGATCCCGAACTCCTTCCATGCCAACCAGTATGACAACCCAGCCAATCCGGCCGCCCACGTTGCCTCGACGGGGCCGGAAATATGGGAAGACAGCGAAGGGCGCATCACTCACTTTGTCGCCGGCATGGGAACGGGTGGGACCATCACGGGCATCGGTCGCTATCTCAAAAAGCAGAACCCGGAAGTGAGGGTTATTGGTGTCGATCCCATGGGATCGATCCTGCACGATTTCTTTCACAAAGGCACTCGGCGCCAGGCGGAAACGTACAAGGTGGAGGGGATTGGCGAAGACTTTCTGCCCAGGGCGCTCGACTTCAGCGTGATTGACGACGTGGTCCAGGTGAACGACAAGGATTCATTCCTCTGGGCGCGCAAGCTGGCCCGCGCGGAGGCCATCTTTGCCGGCGGCTCTGCGGGCACGGCCGTTGCCGGGGCCATGAAGGTCCTGCCTTCTCTCAGCGAGAAAGATTTTGTGGTGATCTTTATTCCTGACACCGGCATGCGCTATCTGAGCAAGGTCTACAACGACGAGTGGATGCGGGACAACCGCTACTTTGAATCGGGACTTCCGCTGACCGCAGCGGACGTGGTGCAGGCAAAAGCAGCCATGGGCCAGCCGCGGGAGCTTGTGAAACTGGCGCCTTCGGACTCGCTCGACGAGGCGCTCGATCGCATGCAGATCCACGATTTTTCGCAGCTTCCGGTCTTTGAAGATGACACGCCCGTCGGCGCCCTCTATGAAGACGCCATTCTGGACCTCACGCTCCAGGGCAAGGATTTCAAAAAACTCGCGGTGCGTGAAACCATGCGCGAGGCCTTCCCGGTGTTGCCGCCCTCGGCTGTTATTGACCAGGTTACGTCCTGCATCACCCGCGACTGCCCGGCGGTCTTCATCGACCTCGGCGAGCACCGGTACGAAATCCTCACCAAGTACGACCTTCTTCACGCCATTGCGCGTTTGGTGAGGCAGCCGCAGTAG
- a CDS encoding cupin domain-containing protein, which yields MQLFAWESMRKEQMNASIWRKVVNGEKMTMAQLSIDKGGVVPVHQHENEQMSYVVEGALKFDIAGQEVIVRKGEILHIPLNVPHGVVALEDTLSLEIFVPVRQDWMTGQDDYLRRS from the coding sequence ATGCAGTTGTTCGCGTGGGAGTCGATGCGAAAAGAACAGATGAATGCCAGCATCTGGCGCAAGGTGGTGAACGGCGAAAAGATGACGATGGCGCAGCTCTCGATTGATAAAGGCGGCGTTGTACCTGTCCACCAGCATGAGAATGAGCAGATGAGCTACGTCGTTGAAGGGGCGCTGAAGTTTGACATCGCCGGGCAGGAGGTGATTGTCCGCAAGGGCGAGATCCTGCACATTCCTTTGAATGTTCCACACGGGGTCGTGGCGCTGGAAGATACGCTTAGTCTCGAGATCTTCGTTCCGGTCCGCCAGGATTGGATGACGGGCCAGGACGATTACCTGCGCAGGAGCTAG
- a CDS encoding Mrp/NBP35 family ATP-binding protein, whose translation MSNRVSPQQVLEALKGVEDAAQRKDIVTLGYVKDVEVASDRTVIVIEMKTAGSPKANSQLAAAVRKAVEAIGAPRVEVEIATPSAAPPKTQSNLIPRVKATIAVASGKGGVGKSTVAANLAVALNRQGAKVGLMDTDVYGPSVPSLMGGKQEPHVVEGKLEPPVEWGIKIISMGYFLPHDEAIIWRGPMLHKTIQQFLGDVNWGELDYLVMDLPPGTGDIQLSLSQTIPLTGAVIVSTPQDLALDVAWKAIAMFNKLNIPILGIVENMSYYVCPHCGVREDIFGHGGAKEAADRLGIPFLGEIPLDPAIRIQSDAGRPIALDLNSPLAEVYQAVARALVAQVGRAGEEVPQIITE comes from the coding sequence ATGAGCAATCGAGTAAGTCCACAGCAGGTGCTGGAGGCGCTGAAGGGCGTCGAGGACGCAGCACAGCGCAAGGATATTGTTACGCTGGGATACGTTAAGGACGTCGAGGTGGCGTCTGACCGAACGGTGATCGTGATTGAGATGAAGACTGCCGGCTCGCCGAAGGCTAATTCCCAGCTCGCCGCTGCCGTTCGCAAGGCGGTTGAGGCGATTGGCGCACCGAGGGTGGAAGTCGAAATCGCCACCCCGTCAGCAGCCCCGCCGAAAACGCAATCGAACCTGATTCCCCGGGTGAAGGCCACCATCGCCGTGGCCAGCGGCAAAGGCGGTGTTGGAAAATCCACCGTGGCGGCCAATCTTGCCGTTGCGCTCAATCGACAGGGGGCAAAAGTCGGCCTGATGGATACTGACGTTTACGGCCCCAGCGTTCCCTCCCTGATGGGCGGCAAACAGGAACCGCACGTGGTGGAAGGCAAGCTCGAGCCGCCGGTAGAATGGGGCATCAAGATCATCTCCATGGGCTACTTTTTGCCCCACGATGAAGCCATCATCTGGCGTGGACCCATGCTGCACAAGACCATCCAGCAGTTTCTTGGCGACGTCAACTGGGGCGAACTCGACTACCTGGTGATGGACCTGCCGCCGGGGACAGGCGACATCCAGTTGAGCCTTTCGCAAACCATTCCCTTGACCGGCGCCGTCATTGTTTCAACGCCGCAGGATCTGGCGCTCGATGTGGCCTGGAAAGCGATCGCCATGTTCAACAAACTGAACATTCCGATTCTTGGAATCGTCGAGAACATGAGTTATTATGTGTGCCCGCATTGCGGCGTCCGGGAGGACATTTTCGGTCACGGCGGGGCGAAAGAGGCAGCGGACCGGCTGGGCATCCCCTTTCTCGGCGAGATTCCGCTCGATCCGGCGATCCGGATTCAGAGCGACGCGGGCCGGCCCATTGCGCTCGATCTGAATTCGCCACTGGCCGAGGTCTACCAGGCCGTGGCCAGGGCGCTGGTGGCACAGGTGGGCCGTGCCGGCGAAGAAGTTCCGCAGATTATTACAGAGTGA
- a CDS encoding DUF971 domain-containing protein: MPAKKFRRLLQSEDVVSTPRTVRLHGEGNEVVIEWADGHHSAFSYRYLRDRCPCATCLDSNPVASLDPGPLPMFGSGPLKPERAELVGRYALQIYWSDGHSTGIYTFDYLRELCPCAECEAARQKVE; encoded by the coding sequence GTGCCGGCGAAGAAGTTCCGCAGATTATTACAGAGTGAGGACGTGGTCTCAACTCCCAGGACGGTCCGGCTGCACGGCGAAGGCAACGAAGTGGTGATCGAATGGGCGGACGGACATCACAGCGCATTTTCGTACCGGTACCTTCGCGACCGCTGCCCGTGCGCTACATGCCTGGATTCAAACCCTGTAGCGTCCTTGGACCCGGGCCCGCTGCCGATGTTCGGCTCCGGCCCGCTGAAACCGGAAAGGGCGGAACTGGTGGGGCGCTACGCGCTGCAGATTTACTGGAGCGACGGGCATTCCACCGGCATTTATACGTTTGACTATCTGCGCGAGCTTTGTCCCTGCGCCGAATGCGAGGCAGCGCGGCAGAAGGTTGAATAG
- a CDS encoding DUF5818 domain-containing protein, whose amino-acid sequence MKKIALSLAGALILFTVACNQQASNTSSQSSAPADQSQAAAPATGAHTFSGEIMDSMCAGMGGHEQMLQGGKIKNAKECTLECAKMGAKYVLYNPATKATYELDDQKKPEQFAAQKVTVTGSLDAATNTIHVESIAPAKS is encoded by the coding sequence ATGAAGAAGATTGCATTAAGTCTGGCAGGAGCGCTGATTCTGTTCACAGTCGCCTGCAATCAGCAAGCTTCCAACACCAGCTCACAGTCAAGCGCGCCAGCGGACCAGAGCCAGGCCGCAGCGCCCGCAACGGGGGCGCATACCTTTTCGGGTGAAATCATGGACAGCATGTGCGCGGGCATGGGCGGCCACGAGCAGATGCTACAGGGCGGAAAAATCAAGAACGCCAAAGAGTGTACCCTCGAGTGCGCCAAGATGGGCGCCAAGTATGTTCTGTACAACCCTGCAACCAAGGCCACGTATGAGCTTGATGATCAGAAAAAGCCCGAGCAGTTTGCCGCCCAGAAAGTCACCGTGACCGGGTCTCTCGACGCCGCCACGAACACCATCCACGTGGAGAGCATCGCACCGGCAAAGTCCTGA
- a CDS encoding SDR family oxidoreductase, producing the protein MNAVSLASIAGADLPGRVRSAWPAAFSHNNGEWEMDLGLKGRVAIVAASSQGLGRAVALGLAREGAKLAICSRGESKINKAAEDIRRETGVDILARAVDVTAYEQVRRFVAETQERFGRVDICVTNAGGPPAKPFSETSVEDWQAGVNLNLMSTLYFVREVLPLMQKRKWGRLITITSSSVKQPIDGLVLSNSVRSAVSGLAKTLANEYGKDNILVTNVCPGYTLTSRLDELSGRLAKAEGVDPGEIQQRWARQVPLGRLGSPEEFANMVVFLASERASYITGVSIAVDGGFVKGVY; encoded by the coding sequence GTGAACGCGGTGTCACTGGCGTCCATCGCCGGCGCCGATCTGCCGGGGAGGGTCCGGTCGGCATGGCCCGCGGCTTTCTCACACAATAACGGAGAATGGGAAATGGATCTGGGACTTAAAGGCCGCGTCGCCATCGTGGCGGCATCGAGCCAGGGCCTGGGAAGGGCCGTGGCACTTGGCCTCGCGCGCGAAGGCGCAAAGCTGGCCATTTGCTCTCGAGGAGAGTCGAAGATCAACAAGGCGGCGGAAGATATCCGCCGGGAGACGGGCGTTGATATTCTGGCGCGCGCTGTTGACGTTACGGCGTATGAACAGGTGCGACGCTTTGTGGCGGAAACCCAGGAACGCTTCGGGCGCGTGGACATCTGCGTGACGAACGCCGGCGGGCCCCCGGCAAAACCTTTCTCCGAGACCAGCGTCGAGGACTGGCAGGCGGGCGTGAACCTGAACCTGATGAGCACGCTCTACTTTGTGCGCGAAGTGCTGCCCCTGATGCAGAAGCGCAAATGGGGCCGCCTGATCACGATTACTTCCTCGTCAGTGAAACAACCGATCGACGGTCTTGTGCTTTCCAATTCCGTGCGGTCAGCGGTTAGCGGGCTGGCGAAGACCCTTGCCAACGAATACGGGAAAGACAATATTCTGGTCACCAACGTCTGCCCGGGCTATACTCTTACCTCGCGGCTCGATGAACTGTCCGGCAGGCTGGCCAAGGCCGAAGGAGTCGATCCCGGCGAGATCCAGCAGCGCTGGGCGCGGCAGGTCCCGCTGGGGCGGCTGGGGAGCCCGGAGGAGTTCGCCAACATGGTGGTTTTTCTTGCCTCGGAGCGCGCCAGTTACATCACAGGCGTTTCCATCGCCGTCGACGGCGGCTTCGTCAAAGGCGTGTATTAA
- a CDS encoding cytochrome D1 domain-containing protein encodes MMITRFSSILAGMAVLLPFIALGTPGRSPSRSSARGLLVVDNKGNNTLAIVDPAAGKQIATITETGFTAHEVAVSPDGKTAYVPIYGNSGVGKPGTDGRTIDVVDLASRKVVSTISLERPLRPHCAHFSPADGLLYVSTELADAITIIDPRTNKVVGSIPTGQRESHMLAFSHDGRRIYTANVGPGTVSVLDVAGRKTLAIIPISKETQRISVSMDDRYAFTSDQTSPRLAVVDTASHNVAHWVELPGIGYGTAPTPDGRYLIVAVINKNQVAAVDLKTWKVVHTIDVPAAPQEVLVRPDGGVAFVSCDHSKQIAVINLHTWKVEKKIDAGPGCDGMAWAAHP; translated from the coding sequence ATGATGATCACGCGGTTTTCCTCCATACTTGCAGGCATGGCTGTGCTTCTTCCATTCATCGCGCTAGGTACTCCCGGCCGATCGCCCTCCCGCTCATCGGCGCGCGGGCTGCTGGTGGTGGACAACAAGGGCAACAACACATTAGCGATTGTGGACCCGGCGGCCGGCAAGCAGATCGCCACGATCACCGAGACCGGGTTCACCGCACACGAAGTTGCCGTATCGCCTGACGGCAAGACAGCCTACGTTCCCATCTATGGGAATTCCGGCGTCGGCAAGCCGGGCACCGACGGCCGCACCATTGACGTCGTCGATCTTGCCAGCCGCAAGGTGGTTTCAACCATCAGTCTGGAGCGTCCGCTGCGCCCCCATTGCGCCCATTTTTCTCCCGCTGACGGGCTTCTTTACGTGTCCACGGAACTGGCCGACGCCATCACCATCATCGATCCGAGGACCAACAAGGTTGTGGGCTCCATTCCCACCGGCCAGCGCGAATCGCACATGCTGGCGTTTTCCCATGACGGCCGTCGCATTTACACCGCGAATGTCGGCCCTGGAACGGTTTCGGTGCTGGATGTCGCCGGGCGAAAGACGCTGGCTATCATCCCCATCAGCAAAGAGACCCAGAGAATTTCCGTTTCCATGGACGACCGCTACGCGTTTACATCGGACCAGACCAGCCCCCGACTTGCTGTGGTTGACACTGCCAGCCACAACGTGGCGCACTGGGTGGAACTTCCGGGCATCGGCTACGGGACGGCGCCCACGCCGGACGGACGCTATCTGATAGTTGCCGTGATTAATAAGAACCAGGTTGCCGCAGTTGACCTTAAAACCTGGAAAGTTGTTCACACCATTGACGTTCCGGCGGCGCCTCAGGAGGTGCTGGTGCGGCCCGATGGAGGAGTTGCCTTCGTCTCCTGCGACCACAGCAAGCAGATCGCAGTCATCAATCTTCACACCTGGAAAGTGGAGAAGAAGATTGATGCAGGGCCTGGTTGTGACGGCATGGCCTGGGCGGCGCATCCGTAA
- a CDS encoding sodium-translocating pyrophosphatase — MLLSATTAFAQAGQTTAGEANLKLPDFTTVNFLGVSGHNLLLFGILFCFFGLLFGLVMYKRLKNLPVHRAMADISSLIWETCKTYLVQQGKFLFLLWIFIAAIIILYFGVLLHYGVFRVFIILLFSVVGILGSYGVAWFGIRVNTFANSRTAFASLEGKPYPVYKIPVRAGMSVGMMLISVELLMMLIILLFVPGDYAGPCFIGFAIGESLGAAALRIAGGIFTKIADIGADLMKIVFKIKEDDARNPGVIADCTGDNAGDSVGPSADGFETYGVTGVALITFILLGVKDPVIQVQLLVWIFVIRVVMLVAAAAAYYVSGALSSARYAQAASMNFEAPLTWLVWLTSIASIGLTYLSSAFIIPDLGGDPSMWWKLSTIVSCGTLAGAVIPELVKVFTSTEARHVKEVVTSAREGGASLDILSGFVSGNFSAYYLGLTMMVLMSIGSWVSLHGLENIMLAAPVFAFGLVAFGFLGMGPVTIAVDSYGPVADNAQSVYELSLIEHVPNVEQEVKRDFNMEVNFEQAKEMLEANDGAGNTFKATAKPVLIGTAVVGATTMIFATIMALTNGLTTNVDKLSLLHAPFVLGLISGGAIIYWFTGASTQAVTTGAYRAVEFIKANIRLEGVERASASDSKKVVAICTQYAQSGMLNIFISVFFVTLAFAFFDPFFFIGYLISIAIFGLYQAIFMANAGGAWDNAKKIVEVELKEKGTPLHDATVVGDTVGDPFKDTSSVALNPIIKFTTLFGLLAVELAVRLTATSGSGLTHFLAAVFFAISYYFVYRSFYGMRIGAKEKAQAAAQ; from the coding sequence ATGCTGCTCAGCGCAACCACCGCTTTTGCCCAGGCGGGACAGACGACCGCTGGCGAAGCCAATCTCAAGCTTCCTGATTTCACCACGGTCAACTTCCTGGGAGTCAGCGGACACAATCTGCTGCTCTTCGGCATCCTCTTCTGCTTCTTCGGCCTCCTGTTCGGCCTCGTCATGTACAAACGGCTGAAGAACCTTCCGGTGCACCGCGCCATGGCCGACATCTCCTCGCTGATCTGGGAAACCTGTAAGACCTACTTGGTCCAGCAGGGCAAGTTCCTGTTCCTCCTGTGGATATTTATCGCCGCCATCATCATCCTCTACTTCGGAGTGCTGCTCCACTACGGGGTGTTCCGGGTGTTCATTATTCTGCTGTTCAGCGTGGTGGGAATTTTAGGAAGTTACGGTGTTGCGTGGTTCGGCATCCGAGTCAATACGTTTGCCAACTCCCGCACCGCGTTCGCCAGCCTTGAAGGAAAGCCGTATCCGGTATACAAGATTCCCGTCCGCGCCGGCATGAGCGTGGGGATGATGCTCATCAGCGTTGAGCTGCTGATGATGCTGATAATTCTGCTGTTCGTTCCGGGCGATTACGCCGGCCCGTGTTTCATCGGCTTCGCCATCGGTGAGTCGCTGGGCGCGGCGGCGCTGCGAATCGCCGGCGGCATCTTCACCAAGATCGCGGACATCGGCGCCGACCTGATGAAGATCGTCTTCAAGATCAAGGAGGACGACGCGCGCAACCCGGGCGTGATCGCCGACTGCACAGGAGACAACGCGGGCGATTCCGTGGGCCCCAGCGCTGACGGGTTTGAAACTTACGGCGTGACGGGCGTGGCGCTGATTACGTTTATCCTTCTGGGCGTCAAAGACCCCGTTATTCAGGTGCAGCTCCTGGTCTGGATTTTCGTCATCCGCGTTGTGATGCTGGTTGCCGCAGCGGCTGCTTACTACGTAAGCGGAGCACTCTCCAGCGCCCGTTACGCGCAGGCCGCCAGTATGAATTTTGAAGCGCCCCTCACCTGGCTGGTCTGGCTCACCTCGATTGCCTCCATCGGCCTGACCTACCTAAGCTCGGCCTTCATCATTCCGGACCTTGGCGGCGATCCCTCGATGTGGTGGAAGCTTTCAACCATCGTCTCCTGCGGCACTCTGGCCGGCGCTGTGATCCCTGAACTCGTCAAGGTGTTCACCTCCACCGAAGCCCGGCACGTGAAGGAGGTGGTGACCTCGGCTCGCGAAGGCGGCGCCTCACTCGACATCTTGTCCGGCTTTGTTTCGGGCAATTTTTCCGCCTACTATCTGGGCCTCACGATGATGGTGCTGATGAGCATCGGCTCGTGGGTCAGCTTGCACGGCCTTGAAAACATCATGCTGGCCGCGCCGGTGTTTGCTTTCGGGCTGGTGGCTTTCGGCTTCCTGGGAATGGGGCCGGTAACGATTGCCGTAGATTCCTACGGCCCGGTCGCCGATAACGCGCAGTCGGTTTACGAACTCTCGCTCATCGAGCATGTTCCCAATGTGGAACAGGAGGTGAAGCGCGATTTCAACATGGAGGTGAACTTCGAGCAGGCCAAGGAAATGCTGGAAGCCAACGATGGCGCCGGCAACACCTTCAAGGCCACGGCCAAGCCTGTGCTGATCGGGACGGCGGTGGTTGGGGCCACCACCATGATTTTTGCCACCATCATGGCCCTGACCAATGGCCTGACCACCAACGTGGACAAGCTTTCGCTGCTCCACGCGCCGTTTGTCCTGGGGCTGATTTCCGGCGGGGCCATCATCTACTGGTTCACGGGGGCCTCAACGCAGGCTGTCACCACCGGCGCCTATCGCGCGGTGGAGTTCATCAAGGCCAACATCCGCCTGGAAGGAGTGGAAAGGGCCTCGGCGAGCGACAGCAAGAAAGTGGTCGCCATCTGCACGCAGTACGCGCAGAGCGGCATGTTGAACATCTTTATCTCGGTGTTTTTCGTCACCCTGGCTTTCGCTTTCTTTGATCCTTTCTTCTTTATCGGATACCTGATCTCGATTGCCATCTTCGGCCTTTACCAGGCCATCTTTATGGCCAACGCAGGCGGCGCCTGGGACAACGCAAAGAAAATTGTCGAAGTGGAACTGAAAGAAAAAGGGACGCCCCTGCACGACGCGACCGTGGTGGGCGACACAGTTGGCGACCCGTTTAAGGACACCTCCTCGGTGGCGTTGAATCCGATCATTAAATTCACGACCCTGTTCGGCCTGCTCGCCGTGGAGCTCGCAGTCCGGCTGACGGCAACCAGCGGATCGGGATTGACGCATTTCCTGGCGGCGGTGTTCTTCGCCATCTCGTATTACTTTGTGTATCGTTCGTTCTATGGAATGCGCATTGGGGCGAAGGAAAAAGCCCAGGCCGCAGCCCAGTAA
- a CDS encoding C39 family peptidase, with translation MRGVMRPGAWIPALLPAVLSGALAAGAGLWLDVPFVRQQANGCGAACISMVMQYWSKDSSAAPAVDAGRIQQALYRKQAKGIYASDMERYFRENGFRVFAFRGTPEDLKHHLAKGRPLIVCLQDTGQSGPLHYVVVVGLESQDGVILVNDPAQRKLLKMDLRDFEARWRPMHNWTLLALPEPAH, from the coding sequence ATGCGAGGCGTTATGCGGCCGGGCGCGTGGATACCGGCTCTGCTTCCAGCAGTGCTCTCCGGGGCTCTGGCGGCGGGCGCGGGACTCTGGCTGGACGTTCCCTTCGTCCGGCAGCAGGCCAACGGGTGCGGCGCAGCCTGCATCTCGATGGTGATGCAGTACTGGAGTAAGGATTCATCCGCCGCCCCCGCCGTTGACGCCGGCCGCATTCAGCAAGCGCTTTACCGCAAGCAAGCCAAAGGCATTTATGCCTCCGACATGGAGCGCTATTTCCGCGAGAATGGATTTCGCGTGTTTGCCTTTCGCGGCACGCCGGAAGACCTGAAGCACCATCTGGCCAAAGGACGGCCGCTCATCGTTTGCCTGCAAGACACTGGGCAATCCGGGCCGCTCCACTACGTCGTGGTGGTTGGGCTTGAAAGCCAGGACGGAGTTATTCTGGTGAATGATCCGGCGCAGCGAAAGCTCTTGAAGATGGACCTCAGGGATTTTGAGGCGCGATGGCGGCCGATGCACAACTGGACCCTGCTGGCGCTCCCCGAGCCGGCCCATTGA